ATCTAAAAAATTATTTAAATCAGATTCACTTATAATTGGAAGTTTAAAAATTTTATTTAATGATTTAGAACCATCTATGATTGGATTGAAATAAGAATAATCTTGAATTTGCCAAGACTCGCCTGCAGTAGCAGATATGCCACCATTAGAACCATGGTAAAAAGCATTTATTGGTTGATTTCTATATGTGAGAATTAAATTTGAAGTTGCTTCTATAGCTTCTTGTACTTTTTTATTTTTAGTTTTAGAAGGCTTATAAACTTGGCATTGAGTGCTTATACATAAATGATATTTATCCATATTAAATCTATCAGAATTAAAGATTCCCCAAGTTCTGGCAATAACTGCTTGTGCTTTGAGAGCTTCTAGAGGAGAATTCGGTCCAATTTCATATGGCAAAACACCTGCCAAATAATCATCGAACTCAATTTTTTGTACTAACGTCCAAGTTCCATATGAATCTTTTATTAAATAAAAATCTTTGCCAAAATTAGTACCATTTATTTTTATTTCCTCTTCAGCATAAATATATATAGGTCCTTCGAGTTTTATAACATTATAGTCATCTCTAAGAACAGGTGTAATTTGAATATTTCTTATTTTTCTAAAAATCGTATTTTTTAATTCAAACTCTGGCAGATCATCTTCAAATGGAATCCATACTTCCCAATTTTTAGGGTAAGCAACAATTGTCTTAAACCCTTTATCTTTTAGTTTCTTTGCTTGTTTTTTGGCTGATTCATAGCTAGCAAAAGGACCAAAAACAATTCTTTCAATTTTTTTTGGATTTTTGTAGGGAATATCGACCCAGGTAATATTAATCTGTTTTGATTTATACTTAATACCGTTAGACGATATTAGGTTAAGAAAACCTTTATCAGTTGTAAATTCAATATTCTTTTTCTTAGAAAAACTATCATTTTTCCCACCAAGATATTGCTTTAAACCAATTAAAAATTTTCCTTTTTTAATTTCCTTATTTAATTCAACCTTTAGCAAATCTTCTGCTTTTACATTAGAACTAAATTTCGTGTTAATTATTAAAAGAGAAATACAGACTAAAAATAAATTTAAAAAGGCAAATTTAAATTTCATAAGTTAGAACTTTTCTTATCAATTAAAAACTTTAATTTGCGACAATGCGTATAAAGGTTTAGATTATCTAAATTAAACATATCTGACTTAAATGTCTAAACTAAAAACTCGTAAATCAGCTGCCAAAAGATTTAAAGCTACTGCGACGGGTAAATTTATGAGAAGAAGAGCTTTCCATAATCATTTACTTGATCATAAAAGCTCCAAGTTAAAAAGACATCTATCAACAAAAGCAGTAGTTGATGAAAGAGATGCTGATAATGTAAGATTAATGATTCCATACGCATAAATCTTTAACCAATTTTCATTAGATATTCATGGCACGCGTAAAAAGAGGCAACATAGCCAGAAAAAGAAGAAACAAAATCTTAAATCTTGCAAAAGGTTTTAGAGGCGGTAATAAAAATCTTTTCAGAACCGCCAATCAAAGAGTGATGAAAGCTCTTTGTAATGCTTACAGAGATAGAAGAAGAAGAAAAAGAGATTTTAGAAGACTTTGGATTTCTAGAATTAATGCATCTGCGAGAATAAATGGCACAAACTATAGCAAGTTAATAAATGGCATGAAAAATTCAGAAATTATCATTAACAGAAAAATGCTTGCTCAACTAGCCTTAAACGATCCTAAGTGTTTTGAAAAAATTGTTTCTTCCGTTAGTAGTTAGAAAAAAAGAATATAATTTTAAAAAGTAATAATAAGTAATGGAAATTTCTTCCTTTCAATCCTATTTAATAATTCTTTTTGTTGTATTAATAATAATTTCTATTTTTGTATTCAGACAATTTCTAAAAACAAGAAATGAAGAATTAAATTTAATAAAATTCGAGCAGAAAGGTCTAGATTCTCTCACTAAAGCTACAGAATTATATGAATTTGGATCGATTCAGATAAAAAAAAGACTATATTTTGAAGCAACTAAAACTCTTTTAAAAGCAATTGAAAGTTATGAAAATGAACCTGATGAAGCTAAAGCCATAATAAATAACGCTTTAGGGTTTTCTTATGCTGCTCAAAATGAATTTCAAAAAGCAATTAAACACTATAACTCTGCAATAAAATCACTCCCAGAATATCCTATAGCCCTAAATAACCTCGCATCAGCACAACAGCGTTTACTTGAATACGACTTGGCATATGCAACTTATCAAAAGGTTTTGGTAATAGATCCAAACAACAAAACAGCAATTAAAAAAAGTAAGGAGTTAGAAAAAAGAAATAATTACAAACCTTATAAAGGTATTAAAGATAAGGGATTCTAAATATGAAAAATTATTCATCTCTACTAATTGGGGGGAAACAATTTTCCAGTAGATTAATGGTAGGTACTGGCAAATACAAATCTACTCAAGATATGGTAGAAAGTTTGTCAAATTCTGAAACAGAAATCATAACCGTAGCTGTTAGAAGAATTCAAAATGATCAGACCGGAGAAAATTTACTCGAAAAAATAAACTGGAAAAAATACTGGATGCTTCCTAATACAGCTGGTTGTGTTAATTCCGATGAGGCAGTCAGAATAGCAATTTTGGGAAGAGAACTTGCAAAATTGTCTGGTCAAGAAGAAAATAATTTTGTGAAGTTAGAAGTAATTCCTGACAAAAAGTATTTGCTACCAGATCCAATAGAAACACTTAAAGCAGCCGAAATTTTAATTAAAAAGGGTTTTTCTGTACTTCCCTATATCAATGCAGATCCTATTCTTGCAAAAAGATTGGAAGAAATAGGATGTGCAACTGTTATGCCATTAGGCTCGCCTATTGGCTCCGGGCAAGGTTTATTAAATTTATCAAACATAGAGATAATTATTGAGAATGCAAAAGTTCCAGTAATAATTGACGCAGGAATTGGGGTGCCAAGTGAAGCTTCTCAAGCTATGGAACTTGGAGCTGATGGTGTCTTAATCAATAGTGCAATAGCACAAGCTGAAAATCCTCCTCTAATGGCTCAAGCAATCAATTATGGTGTAAAAGCTGGCAGGCAATCTTTTCTGGCAGGCAGAATAAAAAAACAAGACTTTGCTGTAGCAAGTTCACCGGAAAAAAACATCTCTAATTCTCTAAATTGAGCAAAGTTTAAAAAGAGAGTAAAACTTATTATTTGATTTTATTTATCGTATTAAGAAAAAAGATTTGAAACTATTTACAATGTTTTTTCGCAAATTGGAAGCACACTGTAGTAATTTAATAAATATATTATGAATCTATTAATTCTGGAGTTCTGAGTGAAAGTTATTGTTCTAGGTGGAGATGGTTTTTGCGGTTGGCCTTGTGCGGTGAATTTAGCAGATCAAAATCATGAAGTAATTATTGTCGACAATTTAAGTCGTAGAAAAATTGATATTGACCTAGAGGTAGAATCTCTAACTCCAATTGCTTCGATCACAGAACGACTTTCTGCATGGGAGGAGATTGGAGGTAAGCCTATGAAATTTATAAACATGGATATCTCTAAACAATATCAAAAATTACTCAATTTGCTCATTAATGAAAAACCTGATTCTGTGATCCATTTTGCGGAACAAAGAGCAGCGCCTTACTCGATGAAATCAAGTTTTACCAAAAGATATACAGTAGATAATAATGTTAATGGTACTCACAACCTTCTTGCTG
Above is a window of Prochlorococcus marinus XMU1406 DNA encoding:
- the rplT gene encoding 50S ribosomal protein L20, with protein sequence MARVKRGNIARKRRNKILNLAKGFRGGNKNLFRTANQRVMKALCNAYRDRRRRKRDFRRLWISRINASARINGTNYSKLINGMKNSEIIINRKMLAQLALNDPKCFEKIVSSVSS
- the rpmI gene encoding 50S ribosomal protein L35 is translated as MSKLKTRKSAAKRFKATATGKFMRRRAFHNHLLDHKSSKLKRHLSTKAVVDERDADNVRLMIPYA
- a CDS encoding thiazole synthase: MKNYSSLLIGGKQFSSRLMVGTGKYKSTQDMVESLSNSETEIITVAVRRIQNDQTGENLLEKINWKKYWMLPNTAGCVNSDEAVRIAILGRELAKLSGQEENNFVKLEVIPDKKYLLPDPIETLKAAEILIKKGFSVLPYINADPILAKRLEEIGCATVMPLGSPIGSGQGLLNLSNIEIIIENAKVPVIIDAGIGVPSEASQAMELGADGVLINSAIAQAENPPLMAQAINYGVKAGRQSFLAGRIKKQDFAVASSPEKNISNSLN
- a CDS encoding SpoIID/LytB domain-containing protein, producing the protein MKFKFAFLNLFLVCISLLIINTKFSSNVKAEDLLKVELNKEIKKGKFLIGLKQYLGGKNDSFSKKKNIEFTTDKGFLNLISSNGIKYKSKQINITWVDIPYKNPKKIERIVFGPFASYESAKKQAKKLKDKGFKTIVAYPKNWEVWIPFEDDLPEFELKNTIFRKIRNIQITPVLRDDYNVIKLEGPIYIYAEEEIKINGTNFGKDFYLIKDSYGTWTLVQKIEFDDYLAGVLPYEIGPNSPLEALKAQAVIARTWGIFNSDRFNMDKYHLCISTQCQVYKPSKTKNKKVQEAIEATSNLILTYRNQPINAFYHGSNGGISATAGESWQIQDYSYFNPIIDGSKSLNKIFKLPIISESDLNNFLDFDKEQFYGSNHSLFRWNKKISSLEIKEKLIKNKLININENVLDLNSIERGSSGRVTKLEIKTNKVNQSIVLVKDDIRRVFNFIPSNLFTINKLNDDLWLLRGGGFGHGVGLSQSGAIEMAKLGFSYEQILNHYYRDAKLKKIEILSQ
- a CDS encoding tetratricopeptide repeat protein — translated: MEISSFQSYLIILFVVLIIISIFVFRQFLKTRNEELNLIKFEQKGLDSLTKATELYEFGSIQIKKRLYFEATKTLLKAIESYENEPDEAKAIINNALGFSYAAQNEFQKAIKHYNSAIKSLPEYPIALNNLASAQQRLLEYDLAYATYQKVLVIDPNNKTAIKKSKELEKRNNYKPYKGIKDKGF